The following nucleotide sequence is from Coffea eugenioides isolate CCC68of chromosome 10, Ceug_1.0, whole genome shotgun sequence.
GCACGAACAATTTGACTGTACAAAAGCAACAATATATTAGGAGGCATTGATTCCAAAACTCAAAACCAAGTGCCAATCTCATGCAATATCCAAGAGCAGATAAAAATTATAGAGGCTATTCTAGAAGCAATAAACATGAATATTTAACATATAAAACAGAGTCTGGGTATAAGAAACATGCCAAATGCCTTCTAGATATTGGCCTTTAAACAATCCATCGAAATTTCCAAGAACAGTGTATTCACTCAACCCTCCTAGAATCCCTTATCGATGATAAATTTTAGGATCTGGAAGGCTGGAAATAATAGCTGCAACACTCCATGAAGAACAGGATCATTTTCTAACTAAAATGATTTATAAGGACAAAGCAAGAATGAGGAATGAGAAGGGTGAGAATCAAGCCCATTTCTAGGATGAGGATCAATGGCCATAAATCACTGGGCTTTAACCAAATTCCCTCAAATAGAAGAGCTTCTAACCTTAGATTTTTTAATGTGTGTCAGTCTAATTAAGTTTGGCAGCATATAGAAGTCCTTCATACCCGTAAATGTTTGAATTACCGGTCAATGTCTAAATATAACATACTAGCAGTAACAAAGCAACTAGCAGAGCTTAATGCTTAAGCAGACAACCCAAAATGCAGGAAAAATGAGGAACAGATGTACTTTGCAATTTCCTGAAGGGATGCAGGCCCAAGGTAATTCCTGTTGAGCTTCTGGTCAGCTGATGCAATATATCTAAGCATAAGTAGTGATAGTGTCAGTTTTGTCTCGATCATCTTTAACTAAAAAAATGTAGCAATCATGAAATTCTGAGAGGGTTTCTGCAACTTACATCAATACACCAGACACTGCTGGGACAGTGGCAGCCCAATCCTATTACAAatttggagagaaaaaaagataaaCCACATCACTTATTCAGAGGCGTAGTCAGTTACTAAAGTAGCAAATGCTTAAAGTAACAAAAAATCAGTACTATCATCATTAAGAAACTAGACTTACAGAAAATATATCAACATGCGCTTTTTGGTCATATTGCTTTTCCCTCACTTCAAGATACTGAAAGTCAGGTGATCAAACACATTCAGTGCGATATAAAAGTTAAGGGAAGCCAGAAATTACTGATGTACGTCTGGTCAAGTAATAGATGATCAAAAATTGGTTCTTTAAAGTTAAGCATAAGCCAGCAAAACTATTATGAatgaaatataaaaaaataaatatctaACTTTAGTTGGCTCTTCATTTTGAACGGACCTAATCAAACATGATCAAAGCAAAGTGGTTGTCAATTACCAAAAGCACTTCAACTCCAAAACGGAGGAATTGTCAAGCCCAACAATCTTTCTCATTGTCAATTTATTACCGCAGCATTATTGATTCCAACTGAGAAAAATTTGTCCCAGTCTTCTTTAGAGGTTACAGCTAAAATAAGAGGATAGAGCTAGATTCCCTTCACATACTAAGTTGCTTaagtaaaagaaaagaatgCACAACGCACATTTAAGACAAATCACCTAAAGAAATGTCAGTTTTTGGTTATCAAGCTAAAAGGAAAAGGTTTAGCAACAGTTATTTGGTGTTGACTTTGTGAAGAGGAGACAACTATGGAAGTCAGTCCCATAAATGCTGATGCACATTTACGTTCTCCATAACCATGGTTCAAGAGATAGCTGCAGCAATAGCAAATTGACATTTGGCAAAAAGGAtaacaagcaatagaggaaattGGGTGCTTTGTTTATACACTCCTGAACAAGTAAACTTCCATAGATCTCTTCCTAGGTTCAGCTAATCATCAGTAGACTCCTCACTCTTTATAGAATTTCAAATGacattgaaaaataaaataacaggATCTGGTTAACTCAGTCAAGTTATGATTTCCAAACTAGTTCTAAACTTCAATGTATTATGCATGAAGGAGGAATTACAGAGAAAAAACACCCACAGATAAGCTCGGAGATTCTAAAGATGCTTAATAGATACAAATGTACAGAGGATAAGTCTGCCAAAAAAGATGTGCTGAGATCATTTAGCcacttgcaaaaaaaaaagaagtttttaACAACCTGAACTATGTCAGGTTGAGTTAGGTTGGGGTTGAGTGAGCAGAAGAGAATTTATGTTCCATGAGGGAACAAAGACacaaagaggaaaaaaatatttagaTTGTGAAGCAGATAAAGTTCATCTGCCCTCCATTCACTGTTTTAGATGATGACAAAAGTAACTTTTAGATCAGGCTACTGCATGTTAGGAAATTCTAAAAATGGTGGGCTTGAAGAACAAGAAGTAtgcccttaaaaaaaaaagcaccaGACAGCATGGAGCAAGCTCTTCAAATGACATATTTCTGACTATGCAAATGCTTAAGATAATTAAATTAGTTGGAAATAGAAGCAGCCTTCGTAGTCCAGGCACAAATTAAGAAGTTTTAGCTCTATCCTGAGGAATTAAAATTTGTAAAGGTACTTGATCAATACAGCCCAAGACTATATTCAACAATTTGGATAAGTCGAAAATAAAATGTGAACCGCTAAAATTGGATCTAAGGCACTCCAGAAAAATCAAACAACCAATTTTAGCAATAACAAAAGCCCCCCCAATCCTGAAACAGATAGGATGTTGATTCTTCTCTGCTATTAATCAAGTTAGCCTTAAGTTTTGACTGCTAACTCAACACAACAACCAGGAACTCTGCAAAGGTTTAACTCTCCTCTGAAAGTTGAAGGTTTAATGAAGATCTCCATAAAGAAATTAGATTGATGTCAGGTAGCTTTCTCACATTTAACTCAAAGGCCTACCTGTCGAGCTGTCAACCCAAACTTACAGGTAGGAATACAAATCAATACACCCTAAACATCAAGTCTGAGGCATATTACTGATTAAAGTAACCAAAATTTGAGATGAATACAACATGGACCCCTTTTCCTCCAACAAGACAGTGTAAAGAACAGTAAATGCCAAAAATTGATACTTACTAATGTAACATGCATACGATAAAGTATAAAAAAAACATACCGTCAGTGCTTCTTCTTGATCTTCCTTCCGGATTATCTTGTATGCAACACCCCACTAACCTCGCATGATCAACATCATTAACATTATAAATGAGACTGGATCCCCTGTGGCCTGTTCTCATATTACATTTACCACAATTCTACTTCTATAATCAATTTTTACCAATTAACAGTAATGAAATACTCACTTTTTATCAGTTAACCACTCTATTCTACTACTTCTTACTCTGTCTCTGTAATATTGACAAAAAAACCACAAATCAACTTTTCTCCAGATCCAAAATACTGTAATGCAACTTCATATGAAACCTGAAAGGAGTGGCACTACCCTTAACTTTTTTGGCCATGCAAATTCACAAGAAATACTCTATTCTTGATTGAATTCACAATCACTCTAGTCACATCGAGTtcttataaaaataaaaaatagggATATCATTATCTTCTTTTACATAAGAAGAAAAATCAACCAAACATGCCAACAACAATTCCCAAATGATAATTTTACCATAGAATCAGAGAATTTTACACAAGACAAGAGGTAATTAATACAAATTAACACTTTAACATTATTAGGCaacaagaaaaagagaatcTTGAAAGAAGAAGTACTCACACAAACCTCCCCTTCAGCAGGCTCCAATGTGACAGTTCTACCTGGGAAGTCTGGAGTGCCCCTGTGATCAGTACTCCCTGCAAGAAAATCAAAACCCATcacaaaattgatcaaaatgcaccctttaaaaaaaaaagtgtgtgGAAAAACGGTTGCCTTGGTAGAAGACCCGACGATAGCCTTTGATGAAGCCCACAAGGCGATCATCATAGTGGAAGCCAGTTTTCCAAATTAAAGAACCGTAGCCAAAAACCCACATCGCCATGAGTTTTTGGGTTATAATGCGATTAACGAAATGAGATTGAGAAAGCCACTCTCTGTAAAAAGTGAGAGAGGCTGCAGAAAAGAAGAGAGGACAAATGGCCGGTTGGTAGGGGAGATATAGCCAAAACGTGCGTACAACTAACAGTAGCGTCTTTGGACGGGAAAATTGCACATTTAGAACTTCAACTTTTTCCCAATAACAGATGTAGATTGTAAACTTTTTTTCTTAGCCATTCTAatattttttggtaaaattcaGCTATATGCAAATTTTTTCGTGGAGTAGCATAGGGCAATTTTGAAAACCAACCATGTTCCTCAATTTAAATTAACTAATCAAAGGGATTAGAGGCACAACTAATGTCCAAGGAGTTCAGTGTTTGGATCAATTTTGTTTTGTAATGCATTCGTGATGAAAGAACATCACATGTACAAGGTAAAAAAAagtgtaatatttttttaaacctTTAGATGTGTTAATTCCTATAATTGATGCACATGTGCCCACATGCTTGTGCACGTGTACTCGTCAGACAAATTATGcatttaaaagagaaaaaacaccAGCTTGTGATGGTAGGAGTTTGTCTTGAACTCCTACTAGTTTGTTGATTAGAAGAATAGAATACACAAGGAAAGATATCAAAACCTTGCATATGTAACATGTATTGGGTCTAATCTCATGTTACCTTTAAATGAGGTTAGGGAAGACAAATAGCCATAAGTAGAACTACCATGTGATCATATGAGTTCGCTTTGGAATTTATATCCCTCAGTACATGGAAATGAAAAGTTCTTTTACATCACTTATCCATTTTATTTGGAGAATGAACCTATCAATCTTCCAAGGAGCTTGAGATAATATTTGCACAATATCCGCTGGAGTTTTGATTCCAATTCAACTATGACCAGATGAAAAGCATGATGAGTACAAAGCTTAGTTTCATCCAAAACAGCAACTGATTATACCTCCATCTTACATTTGATGCCATGAGATGAAAAACCAAAATAAGCTTTGCTGGTGTGATACCGGATAATTGCACATCGGCGCCTGATAATCCTAACTTTCCCTTTTGGCCTGCCATTGAGATGTGCACAAGGATAATCACGACCTACAACTTATGTGGCTAGTATTTGCAATGTGTTATAGGAGTTTATGACACATTTGTGTTAAATCTAGAAGTGACCAATAAGAagatgataaaataaaatttattagaaACAAAGTACTTCTGCTCCACTTTGTTagtcttattttctttttaatccaTCCCAAATTACAGTACATTttctaattaaaaaatatagttAACTTTTAACTTATCTAAAATATCCTTATTTAATGTATTTTGTTATGAGTATAACCTACcttatataataattattttaattcATGCCTTAAATATTGTAACCTTCTATTAGTATTGTTGTTGTAATTAATGTAAAAATATAATGATTAGCCATACTCCTAATATTAATGTAAAGGTATTTTAGGAAAACATTAGGCTagatttacttttccaacaaagttaactaatttttcttagctctgggaaaaaaaagaatgaaaactaTCAAAGTGGAATGGAGGACCTATTTTCTTAGGCACATAGGTATCAAGACACGGGTCGGACGACAAGAGCAAGGTTAAAGCAGTAAATTAATGAGTTATTAGTTCAACGAATGGGCAAATCATGAATGTTCAACTAGTGAGTcagtaaaatataatttttaattaaatgTCATATTTTATGATTATCATTGTGACATATGGTACAAACATTAAAAGAGTACGTTATAACAACTATTTTGTTCGATTTTAAATGAAGCATTTTAAGAGGTACAAcaaaataaatttaattagCAAACTAAACCAATCTTCAAGTGTAAAAGTTTAATTCTATTTagtttttaactttcaaaatcaaatttcatttggagTAATTATTGTCTTGGAGTAATTCTATATCATTTAGgaaatttcttaatttttgtgATATAGTATGAGGAGTAATAAGCTTTAACAAAAGATTGTAATAAGTCCTTGGATGGAATatcaaagggaaaaagaaagtaTTGAAACAAAAAATGGAGGACATTGGAATTGAGAGAACCAATAAAATTATAATAGCCTTGAGCCAACACCAAGAAAGTTGGGAGCCTTTTGTTCCTTAGGACTAGCCTAGGACTCAAACTAGTAGTCGGCTTTTACTCGTGCCACACTCTAATAAGACTTAAAAGGATGAGTTGACTACTTCattataaaaaacaaaaaaaaagatgagTTGACTACTAGTTGTGTTTTGGCCCATCAAACTTTCGGCCTTTGGCACAAAAGGAGAAAAATCTATTTTTCGTTTCTAAACTCTGAATCAGACACATATTTCATCTCCAAACTTTTCAATAGAATACATTTAGTACATGAATTAAAAATTTCTGGCAACATTTAGTCCAAAAACGGTAAATTTCTCAATTTAGACAGAGAAGGCCACATGTGTGTTATGTGGCCAttaacaaaaagtaaaatatcGGTCAAAACCAACGAAACAAAACCCACCATTTTACTCTCTCTTACCTTTGTCGCTTTCCATCTCCAAATTTCGCCTTTTCACACCGATTGCCAATTTCCATCCTTAAACCCTAGCTTCTAGATCTACAATCTACCAAGAAATGGAGTAGAGTTAATGGAGTAATCCACCATATCAAGCAACAAAACTTCATCTTCAATTGGTACTTGCCCTAAAATGAGTTCGCGAAGCTCAGAATCCTCTATTTCGTTCAACAAGGTGATCCAAAGATTAAACCTTTCTCCAAGATTAAACCTCAAGAGCTGATTTAGGAAGATAAGGAAGCAAAATCTTAGATATTGTCTAGAAGTTTGGTCATTAAGAAAGGAGAGTAGAAAACCTTACACGTTCTCTCTTTGAGGTCAAGTTTATGGTTTCTCtgtcatttttttattttctcaaaaacaagcTCCTCTAGTTAGAAGTCATATCTTACAAGCGTATATTT
It contains:
- the LOC113750186 gene encoding gamma-glutamylcyclotransferase 2-3 isoform X1; translated protein: MAMWVFGYGSLIWKTGFHYDDRLVGFIKGYRRVFYQGSTDHRGTPDFPGRTVTLEPAEGEVCWGVAYKIIRKEDQEEALTYLEVREKQYDQKAHVDIFSDWAATVPAVSGVLIYIASADQKLNRNYLGPASLQEIANQIVRAEGPSGPNRDYLFQLEKALTLLGCEDRHVIDLANEVRSILSGRN
- the LOC113750186 gene encoding gamma-glutamylcyclotransferase 2-3 isoform X2, whose amino-acid sequence is MAMWVFGYGSLIWKTGFHYDDRLVGFIKGYRRVFYQGSTDHRGTPDFPGRTVTLEPAEGEWGVAYKIIRKEDQEEALTYLEVREKQYDQKAHVDIFSDWAATVPAVSGVLIYIASADQKLNRNYLGPASLQEIANQIVRAEGPSGPNRDYLFQLEKALTLLGCEDRHVIDLANEVRSILSGRN